One part of the Glycine max cultivar Williams 82 chromosome 14, Glycine_max_v4.0, whole genome shotgun sequence genome encodes these proteins:
- the LOC100789224 gene encoding cyclin-D3-1, with translation MPLDHHLFLEEIKMAHRYPKPLLDTLYCLKDHIHWEEEQVEDDEYSSSTTTTITNTNTDTSSVVFLEHDLFWDREELSSLLAKEHQNQLSNTLQKNLVLASSRQEAVEWILKVNAHYSFSTLTAVLAVNYLDRFLFSFRFQNDSNNNPWLTQLAAVACLSLAAKVEETHVPLFVDLQVEESKYLFEAKAVNRMEILVLSALGWQMNPVTPLSFLDYITRKLGLKGYLCLEFLRRCETVLLSVFADSRFMGYLPSVVATATVMRVVNIVASRLGVEYQDQLLGILGIDKEKVEECYKLMMEVVSGYDEEGKRSKLKKRKFESIIPCSSQNCVKEESFSCDSSSNESWELGASSVSSSSKKTRSQDQLLLNHSNSSDFLSIPR, from the exons ATGCCACTAGACCACCACCTCTTcttagaagaaattaaaatggcacATCGTTACCCAAAACCCCTCTTAGACACCCTCTACTGCTTAAAAGACCATATTCATTGGGAGGAAGAACAAGTAGAAGATGATGAGTACAGTAGTAGCACAACCACAACaatcacaaacacaaacacagaCACCTCCTCTGTGGTCTTTTTAGAACACGACCTCTTCTGGGACCGCGAGGAGCTATCTTCTCTTCTCGCCAAAGAACACCAAAACCAACTCTCGAATACTCTCCAAAAAAACCTCGTTTTAGCCTCATCTCGACAAGAAGCAGTGGAGTGGATTCTGAAAGTGAATGCCCATTATTCCTTTTCTACCCTCACCGCGGTTCTCGCTGTTAACTACCTCGATAGGTTCCTCTTCAGCTTCAGATTCCAGAACGACAGCAACAACAATCCTTGGCTCACACAACTAGCCGCAGTAGCTTGTCTCTCTCTCGCTGCCAAGGTTGAAGAGACCCACGTGCCCCTCTTTGTAGACCTCCAA GTGGAGGAGAGTAAGTACTTGTTTGAAGCGAAAGCGGTTAATAGAATGGAAATCTTAGTGCTTTCAGCACTTGGATGGCAGATGAACCCTGTAACACCTCTCTCGTTTCTTGATTACATCACAAGGAAACTTGGGTTAAAGGGTTATCTGTGTTTGGAGTTTCTTAGAAGGTGTGAAACCGTTCTTCTCTCTGTTTTCGCAG ATTCTAGATTTATGGGTTATCTACCTTCTGTGGTGGCAACTGCTACAGTGATGCGCGTGGTCAATATTGTGGCGTCTCGTCTAGGAGTGGAGTACCAAGATCAGCTCTTGGGTATTCTGGGAATCGACAAG GAGAAGGTGGAAGAATGCTACAAGCTGATGATGGAGGTTGTGTCTGGGTACGATGAGGAGGGAAAACGATCCAAGTTGAAGAAACGCAAGTTTGAGTCGATTATTCCTTGTAGCAGCCAAAACTGCGTAAAGGAAGAGTCATTTAGCTGTGATAGTAGTTCCAATGAGTCTTGGGAGTTAGGTGCATCTTCTGTTTCATCCTCCAGCAAGAAGACTAGGTCTCAAGATCAGCTTCTATTGAACCATTCAAACTCATCAGATTTTCTAAGCATTCCTCGCTAG